In Daphnia pulicaria isolate SC F1-1A chromosome 5, SC_F0-13Bv2, whole genome shotgun sequence, a single genomic region encodes these proteins:
- the LOC124340488 gene encoding 116 kDa U5 small nuclear ribonucleoprotein component-like — MDADLYDEFGNYIGPELESDEDENEEGDEADHDDEAEDYGDNDSEEAMDQTVVDGDAQMAIVLHEDKKYYPSALEVYGPGVETLVQEEDAQPLTEPIIAPVKRRKFQVAEQELPETTYNMEFLADLMDSAELIRSVALVGHLHHGKTSFMDCLLMQTHPDLQTGKPGSGEEKPVRYTDTLFTEQERGVSIKATPITVVMPDLNEKSFLLNMFDTPGHVNFSDEVTAALRLCDGIVLFVDAVEGVMLNTERILKHAVQEKMAITVCINKIDRLILELKLPPQDAYYKLRYIIEEINGLLGLYSDEENPKFVSPLLGNVCFASAQFSVCFTLKSFAKLYSDTYGSDINDNELARRLWGDIYFNSKTRKFTKKPPHSSAQRSFIEFILEPLYKIFAQVVGDLDSSLPQLLDELGIRLTVEEQRLNTRPLLRLVCSRYLGTFSGFVEMCVKHVPSPVTAARTKVEHIYTGPLESILGEDMVNCDPNGQLVVHTTKQYPTEDCTGFYVLGRVLSGTLHAHQSVRLLGENYSLNDEEDSRVLTIGRLWIYEARYKIEVNRVTAGSWVLIEGIDASVVKTSTIVQVHVDEDLYICRPLKFNTQSIIKIAVEPVNPSELPKMLDGLRKVNKSYPLLSTRVEESGEHVILGTGELYLDCVMHDLRKMYSEIDIKVADPVVSFCETVVETSSLKCFAETPNKKNKITMIAEPLEKGLAEDIENGVVQINWNKKKLSEFFQSKYDWDLLAARSIWAFGPDSTGPNILVDDTLPSEVNKSLLNTVKDSIVQGFQWGTREGPLCEEPIRNAKFKILDAVIADEPVHRGGGQIIPTSRRVAYSAFLMATPRLMEPYLFVEVQAPADCVSAVYSVLARRRGHVTQDAPVPGSPLYIIKAFIPAIDSFGFETDLRTHTQGQAFCLSVFHHWQIVPGDPLDKSIILRPLEPQPATHLAREFMVKTRRRKGLSEDVSINKFFDDPMLLELARQDVTLTYPF; from the exons ATGGACGCCGATCTCTACGACGAATTCGGCAATTACATTGGACCCGAACTCGAGTCGGACGAAGACGAAAATGAGGAAGGAGACGAGGCTGATCACGATGACGAAGCCGAAGACTATGGTGACAATGATTCCGAAGAGGCCATGGATCAAACGGTGGTTGATGGCGACGCACAGATGGCCATTGTTTTGCATgaagacaaaaaatactaTCCATCAGCGTTGGAGGTTTACGGACCTGGTGTGGAGACACTGGTGCAGGAAGAAGATGCTCAGCCCTTGACTGAACCCATCATCGCACCTGTCAAACGAAGAAAGTTTCAG GTTGCTGAGCAAGAACTCCCTGAAACCACATACAACATGGAGTTTCTGGCTGATCTCATGGACTCTGCAGAACTTATTCGCTCAGTGGCCCTTGTTGGTCATTTGCACCATGGCAAGACTTCCTTCATGGATTGTCTGCTCATGCAAACACACCCAGATCTCCAGACGGGTAAACCTGGCAGTGGAGAGGAGAAGCCTGTCAGATACACAGACACACTCTTTACTGAACAAGAGAGAGGTGTTTCCATCAAAGCGACGCCCATTACCGTGGTCATGCCCGACCTGAACGAAAAATCTTTCCTCCTCAACATGTTCGACACACCTG GTCACGTCAACTTCTCAGATGAAGTCACGGCTGCCCTGAGACTTTGCGATGGTATCGTCCTCTTTGTCGACGCTGTCGAGGGTGTCATGCTCAACACGGAACGAATCTTGAAGCACGCCGTCcag GAGAAAATGGCCATCACAGTTTGCATCAACAAAATCGATCGACTCATTTTGGAGCTCAAACTGCCACCTCAGGACGCATATTACAAGTTGCGCTACATCATTGAAGAGATCAATGGTCTTTTGGGCCTGTACAGCGACGAAGAGAATCCAAAATTCGTCTCGCCCTTGTTGGGCAACGTCTGCTTTGCTTCTGCCCAGTTCTCCGTTTGCTTCACCCTTAAATCCTTCGCCAAACTTTACAGTGACAC atACGGATCCGATATCAACGACAACGAGTTAGCACGTCGTCTGTGGGGTGACATTTACTTCAACAGCAAGACGAGAAAGTTTACCAAAAAGCCGCCACATAGCTCGGCTCAGCGTAGTTTCATCGAGTTCATTTTAGAGCCGTTGTACAAAATCTTTGCCCAG GTTGTGGGAGATTTGGATTCGAGTCTACCGCAGTTGCTGGACGAACTTGGCATTCGCCTGACTGTCGAGGAACAGCGGTTAAACACTCGCCCCTTGTTGAGACTGGTCTGCAGTCGCTACCTGGGCACTTTCAGCG GTTTCGTGGAAATGTGCGTCAAACATGTCCCGTCGCCCGTAACGGCTGCTCGCACCAAAGTGGAACACATTTACACAGGTCCCCTGGAGTCCATCCTGGGCGAAGACATGGTCAACTGTGATCCCAACGGCCAACTGGTTGTCCATACTACCAAACAGTATCCCACAGAGGACTGCACTGGATTCTATGTCCTGGGTCGTGTCCTGAGTGGGACCCTTCACGCTCACCAGAGCGTTCGACTCCTGGGTGAAAACTATTCGCTCAACGACGAAGAAGATTCACGTGTGTTGACGATCGGCCGACTTTGGATATACGAGGCACGTTACAAGATCGAGGTCAATAGAGTGACGGCAGGCAGTTGGGTCTTGATCGAAGGGATTGATGCCTCAGTGGTCAAGACGTCGACCATCGTCCAGGTTCACGTCGACGAGGACTTGTACATTTGCCGACCCTTGAAATTCAACACGCAATCCATCATCAAAATTGCCGTTGAGCCGGTGAATCCCAGCGAGTTGCCCAAGATGTTGGACGGTCTGCGTAAGGTTAACAAATCTTACCCGTTGCTCTCGACGCGAGTGGAGGAGTCGGGCGAGCACGTTATTCTTGGAACAGGCGAACTTTACCTGGACTGTGTCATGCACGATCTCAGGAAAATGTACTCCGAAATCGACATTAAAG TTGCTGATCCTGTGGTGTCTTTTTGCGAAACGGTCGTGGAAACGTCCTCACTGAAATGTTTTGCCGAAActccaaacaaaaagaataaaatcacAATGATTGCGGAACCCCTGGAGAAAGGTTTGGCCGAAGATATTGAAAATGGAGTCGTCCAAATCAATTGGAACAA GAAAAAATTGAGCGAGTTTTTCCAGAGCAAATACGATTGGGATTTGTTGGCTGCCCGATCCATTTGGGCATTTGGCCCCGATTCCACGGGACCCAACATCCTCGTTGACGACACACTGCCGTCTGAAGTCAATAAGAGTTTGCTCAACACGGTCAAAGATTCCATCGTTCAAGGATTCCAGTGGGGCACACGAGAAGGTCCCTTGTGCGAAGAACCCATCAG GAACGCAAAGTTCAAGATTCTAGACGCCGTCATTGCCGACGAACCCGTTCACCGAGGAGGAGGTCAAATCATCCCAACGTCGCGACGTGTCGCCTATTCAGCTTTCCTGATGGCTACGCCTCGATTAATGGAACCCTATCTCTTTGTGGAAGTCCAAGCACCGGCTGACTGCGTCTCTGCTGTTTACAGCGTTTTGGCCAGGAGAAGAGGTCACGTCACTCAAGACGCCCCCGTTCCCGGCTCACCTCTCTACATCATCAAG GCTTTCATACCTGCGATTGATTCCTTTGGCTTCGAGACAGATTTACGAACCCACACCCAAGGACAGGCTTTCTGTCTGTCCGTCTTTCATCACTGGCAGATCGTTCCCGGCGATCCGCTGGACAAGAGCATCATCTTGAGACCGTTGGAACCCCAACCGGCGACGCATTTGGCTCGTGAGTTTATGGTGAAAACGAGGCGTCGTAAGGGTCTAAGTGAGGACGTGTCGATCAACAAATTCTTCGACGATCCCATGTTGCTCGAATTGGCCAGACAAGACGTGACGTTGACTTATCCGTTTTGA
- the LOC124340505 gene encoding inhibin beta A chain-like, whose protein sequence is MTIMFVVVQWFSGCCCGWPSLSSAYSSRSSRRTRASSNSLIILAALLMILCSSQLIAVSEVRFSDPTNVHLQVQHLQVQQPQHFVASNSSAAAIGDVAATRSHRRSRRHCPSCRLPLTPIHVHRQTEGEEEEGEEEDGPKSSLDVVVAQQQHQTTIGESARLESIKRQILIKLGLNAKPNLLSSVIPPRDFILETLLRAEESSSSSRPHQSQSQSPQGKQAQPHHPHHSQADGSVDNVIVDDDFYGKTSEIIAFGEPGPRLNGQILAEFSRVQETAPESSLRVKSATLWIYVQLNGSLIVPPPPHPTRADRHVHQQQQQQRTSRSPTLYVFRLLSSPEPLANASGTSDKGWNELLLASQKVTIQHSGWMKINISEGVQKWFGTSSSPTSGSDNKLRLLVDCSGCGSNVQPVLFVVPQSQQQVDALGSDGDGHAQQTSSSKKKKKKKRKKRKKRKRRLVEEEEEEKKQQEEDQRNKEQQQQQVQHRPFIVIHTDSSSSRRLRRRTPLDCSPTTSACCKQRFFVSFRALGWDDWIIAPSGYYANYCRGDCGGAGGGARAPESFLSYHSHVIDQVRKQLPLALSSHSNSNNKKKSKKKKLLAEQQQQQQQMFANYLQPCCAPTKFSSMSLIYFGPDMNIIKRDLPKMVVDECGCP, encoded by the exons ATGACCATCATGTTTGTGGTAGTGCAGTGGTTcagtggctgctgctgtggctgGCCGTCATTGTCGTCAGCCtacagcagcagaagcagcaggaGGACAagggccagcagcaacagtttGATCATCCTGGCCGCACTCCTCATGATCCTGTGCAGTTCCCAGTTGATTGCCGTGTCCGAGGTGCGTTTCAGTGACCCCACCAACGTCCATCTCCAGGTCCAGCATCTACAGGTCCAGCAGCCGCAACACTTTGTCGCCAGTAACTCGTCGGCGGCAGCCATCGGCGACGTGGCCGCCACCCGTTCACACCGAAGGAGTCGCCGGCATTGCCCGTCGTGTCGTCTGCCATTGACGCCCATCCACGTCCACCGGCAGACGGAAggcgaagaagaggaaggagaggaggaggacggaCCAAAGTCGTCGCTGGACGTGGTTGTGGCtcagcaacaacatcaaacGACGATTGGCGAATCGGCCCGTCTCGAGTCCATCAAACGTCAAATCCTCATCAAACTGGGACTCAACGCCAAACCAAATTTGCTCTCGTCCGTCATTCCGCCCAGGGATTTCATCCTGGAAACGTTGTTGAGGGCGGAAGAGTCTTCGTCCTCGTCCCGTCCCCATCAGTCCCAGTCCCAGTCGCCTCAGGGCAAACAGGCCCAGCCGCATCACCCGCATCACTCGCAGGCCGACGGGAGCGTGGACAACGTCATCGTCGACGACGATTTCTACGGCAAGACATCGGAAATCATCGCATTCGGCGAGCCAG GTCCCCGACTGAACGGTCAAATCCTGGCCGAGTTCTCACGGGTCCAGGAAACGGCACCCGAGTCCAGCCTCCGCGTCAAATCGGCCACCCTGTGGATCTACGTCCAGTTGAATGGCAGTTTAATAGTCCCGCCACCGCCGCACCCCACTCGAGCCGATCGGCACgtacaccaacaacaacagcaacagcggaCGAGTAGGTCACCGACGCTCTACGTCTTCAGGCTCCTCTCCTCGCCAGAACCGCTGGCCAACGCCAGCGGCACCAGCGACAAG GGATGGAACGAGTTGCTGTTGGCCTCGCAGAAAGTGACGATCCAGCACAGCGGCTGGATGAAGATCAACATCAGCGAAGGCGTCCAGAAATGGTTCGGCACCTCGTCGTCACCAACTTCCGGCAGCGACAACAAATTGCGTCTACTGGTCGACTGCTCCGGCTGCGGATCCAACGTCCAGCCGGTGCTCTTCGTCGTCCCTCAGTCGCAGCAGCAAGTCGATGCGCTGGGCTCCGATGGTGACGGCCATGCCCAgcagaccagcagcagcaagaagaagaagaagaagaagcgcaagaAGCGGAAGAAGCGGAAGAGGCGACTGgtcgaggaggaagaagaagagaaaaaacaacaggAAGAGGATCAGCGGAATaaggagcaacaacaacaacaggtccAACATCGGCCGTTCATCGTCATCCACACGGACTCGAGCAGTTCGCGCCGTTTGCGGCGAAGGACTCCGCTGGATTGTAGCCCCACCACGTCGGCCTGTTGCAAGCAGAGATTCTTTGTGAGTTTCCGGGCCCTGGGCTGGGACGACTGGATCATCGCCCCTAGCGGATACTACGCCAATTACTGCCGCGGCGACTGCGGAGGCGCTGGCGGAGGAGCGAGAGCGCCGGAATCGTTCCTCAGCTACCACTCGCACGTCATCGACCAGGTGCGGAAGCAGTTGCCGCTGGCTTTGAGCAGCCattccaacagcaacaacaagaaaaagagcaaaaagaaaaagttgttggccgaacagcaacagcaacaacagcaaatgtTCGCCAATTACCTGCAGCCGTGCTGCGCTCCGACGAAATTCTCGAGCATGTCGCTCATTTACTTTGGTCCCGACATGAACATCATCAAACGGGACCTGCCCAAAATGGTCGTCGACGAATGCGGATGCCCGTGA